One Gemmatimonadota bacterium DNA window includes the following coding sequences:
- a CDS encoding sigma-54-dependent Fis family transcriptional regulator has translation MASILCVDDEPAALLVLRDTLERAGHHVVGVHNGPAALNVLARGGIDLIISDYRMPGMTGLEFLNRLSHEEYDVPVIMATAYASIEHAVASIKAGAIDYITKPVRPQPLKLAVEQALEFARLRRENAVLRAEVIQLRSDRELVGDSEALRHILETVSAVAPTRATVLLQGESGTGKELLARLLHELSDRRDGPFITVNCAALPESLVESTLFGHEKGAFTGAIRQVKGAFERAHRGTLLLDEVSEMRADLQAKLLRVLQEQEFERVGGTTLIRVDVRIIATTNHNLAAEAEKGAFRKDLYYRLSVVPIRVPPLHERQEDIPILAQRFAARAARELGRKISGLAPETVELLLSYHWPGNVRELLHAVERAVILSRGEILEPQAFEQLDLGPGSPHELPQAGGNAGEHAAPGTTPAATLHTYNLAEAERILIDRALRATNQNRTRAAGLLGISDRTLRNKLNKKE, from the coding sequence ATGGCCAGTATTCTCTGCGTGGACGACGAACCCGCGGCGCTGCTGGTGCTGCGCGACACGCTCGAGCGCGCCGGCCACCACGTCGTCGGCGTCCACAACGGGCCGGCTGCACTGAACGTACTGGCACGCGGCGGCATCGACCTGATCATCTCCGACTACCGCATGCCCGGCATGACGGGGCTCGAGTTCCTCAACCGGCTGTCCCACGAAGAGTATGATGTGCCGGTGATCATGGCGACGGCGTACGCCAGCATCGAGCATGCAGTCGCGTCCATCAAGGCCGGCGCCATCGATTACATCACCAAGCCTGTCCGGCCGCAGCCCCTGAAGCTGGCAGTGGAGCAGGCGCTCGAGTTCGCACGCCTCCGTCGTGAGAACGCCGTGCTGCGGGCGGAGGTGATCCAGCTCCGCAGCGACCGCGAGCTGGTAGGCGATAGCGAGGCGCTGCGCCACATCCTCGAGACCGTATCCGCCGTAGCACCCACCCGGGCGACGGTGCTGCTGCAGGGAGAGTCCGGCACCGGGAAAGAGCTTCTCGCCCGCTTGCTGCACGAGCTGAGTGACCGGCGCGACGGGCCGTTCATCACTGTCAACTGTGCGGCGCTCCCCGAGAGCCTGGTAGAGAGCACGCTCTTCGGCCACGAGAAGGGCGCCTTTACGGGCGCGATCCGCCAGGTCAAGGGGGCCTTCGAGCGCGCCCATCGCGGCACGCTGCTCCTGGATGAGGTGTCCGAGATGCGCGCCGATCTCCAGGCCAAGCTTTTACGCGTGCTCCAGGAGCAGGAGTTCGAAAGGGTCGGCGGGACGACTCTGATCCGCGTGGACGTACGCATCATCGCCACCACCAACCACAACCTGGCCGCCGAGGCGGAAAAGGGCGCCTTCCGCAAGGACCTCTACTACCGGTTGAGCGTGGTGCCCATTCGCGTGCCGCCGCTGCACGAGCGGCAGGAGGACATCCCCATCCTCGCGCAGCGCTTCGCCGCTCGCGCCGCCAGGGAACTTGGCCGAAAGATCTCCGGCCTCGCGCCCGAGACCGTCGAGCTGCTCCTGTCCTACCATTGGCCAGGCAACGTGCGCGAGCTGCTCCACGCCGTCGAGCGCGCCGTTATCCTGAGCCGCGGCGAGATCCTCGAGCCCCAGGCCTTCGAGCAGCTCGACCTCGGACCCGGTTCCCCCCACGAACTGCCCCAGGCCGGCGGCAACGCCGGCGAGCACGCCGCACCCGGCACAACGCCTGCCGCCACCCTCCATACCTACAACCTGGCCGAGGCCGAGCGCATCCTCATTGACCGCGCCCTCCGCGCCACCAACCAGAACCGCACGCGCGCCGCAGGGCTGCTCGGCATCAGCGACCGCACGCTCCGCAACAAGCTCAACAAGAAAGAGTAG